A region of Streptomyces paludis DNA encodes the following proteins:
- a CDS encoding glycerophosphodiester phosphodiesterase, with amino-acid sequence MTFASLALVGSLLLLAPGAVAAPESTVPTAPTTAVPLVIAHRGASAYAPENTLAAVDMAHALGIDWVENDVQRTKDGELVVLHDETLARTTDVERVFPGRAPWRVGDFTAAEIARLDAGGWFAPRWSGTRVPTLARYLRAVEANRQSLLLEIKGPERYPGIEEDILRVLREEGWLDRAHVARRLVVQSFGADSIRTVHTLRPDITTGFLGSPAVTELPAYAAFADQINPSHTSLTGAYVAAAHGLRGPHGKPLAVSTWTVDDAAGAVRVRDMGVDGIITNRPDVVRSAVGRSGAGPLSVGDRTVVA; translated from the coding sequence ATGACGTTTGCCTCACTCGCGTTAGTGGGTTCCCTTCTGCTGCTGGCGCCGGGCGCCGTGGCGGCCCCGGAGAGCACCGTTCCCACCGCTCCCACCACCGCTGTTCCGCTGGTCATCGCCCATCGCGGGGCCTCCGCGTACGCGCCGGAGAACACGCTCGCGGCCGTCGACATGGCACATGCCCTCGGCATTGACTGGGTGGAGAACGACGTCCAGCGCACCAAGGACGGCGAGCTGGTCGTGCTCCACGACGAGACGCTGGCCCGGACCACGGACGTGGAGCGGGTCTTCCCCGGCCGGGCGCCCTGGCGGGTCGGTGACTTCACGGCGGCGGAGATCGCGCGGCTGGACGCGGGCGGCTGGTTCGCGCCTCGGTGGTCGGGCACGCGCGTGCCGACACTCGCGCGCTATCTGCGGGCCGTCGAGGCCAACCGGCAGAGTCTGCTGCTGGAGATCAAGGGGCCCGAGCGGTATCCGGGCATCGAGGAGGACATTCTGCGGGTGCTGCGCGAGGAGGGCTGGCTGGACCGGGCGCATGTCGCGCGCCGGCTCGTCGTCCAGAGCTTCGGCGCGGACAGCATCCGTACGGTGCACACACTGCGCCCGGACATCACCACCGGGTTCCTCGGCTCGCCGGCGGTGACGGAGCTGCCCGCGTACGCCGCGTTCGCCGACCAGATCAACCCGTCGCACACCTCGCTCACGGGGGCGTACGTCGCCGCGGCGCACGGGCTGAGGGGCCCGCACGGCAAGCCGCTCGCGGTCAGCACCTGGACCGTCGACGACGCGGCGGGCGCGGTGCGGGTCAGGGACATGGGCGTGGACGGGATCATCACCAACCGGCCCGATGTGGTGCGGAGCGCGGTGGGCCGATCCGGGGCGGGCCCGTTGTCAGTGGGGGACCGTACCGTGGTGGCATGA
- a CDS encoding methylated-DNA--[protein]-cysteine S-methyltransferase, whose translation MNEYGESRPSVEWAVVPSAIGPLLLAATERGLVSVAFHAEGPVRERTLDGLRSRLGAEPVESASGRLAGAIRELSAYFAGELRDFGLPLDWSLSSGFHRQVLRELAAGVPYGAVIGYGELAARVGRPGAGQAVGAAMGSNPLPVVVPCHRVVESGGGLGGFGGGLETKRRLLALEGIHPEPLF comes from the coding sequence ATGAACGAGTACGGAGAGTCGCGGCCGTCGGTGGAGTGGGCCGTCGTGCCGAGCGCCATCGGGCCGCTGCTGCTGGCCGCGACGGAGCGGGGGCTGGTCAGCGTGGCCTTCCACGCCGAGGGCCCCGTGCGGGAGCGGACGCTCGACGGGCTGCGGAGCCGGCTGGGTGCGGAGCCGGTCGAGTCGGCGTCGGGTCGGCTGGCCGGGGCGATACGCGAGCTGTCCGCGTACTTCGCGGGCGAGCTGCGGGACTTCGGGCTGCCGCTCGACTGGTCGCTTTCCTCGGGTTTCCACCGGCAGGTGCTGCGGGAGCTGGCCGCGGGCGTGCCGTACGGCGCGGTGATCGGTTACGGCGAGCTGGCCGCGCGGGTGGGCCGGCCGGGGGCCGGGCAGGCGGTGGGCGCCGCGATGGGCTCCAATCCGCTGCCGGTGGTCGTGCCGTGCCACCGGGTGGTGGAGAGCGGCGGGGGGCTCGGCGGGTTCGGTGGCGGGCTGGAGACGAAGCGGCGGCTGCTGGCGCTGGAGGGAATCCATCCCGAGCCCTTGTTCTGA
- the fdhA gene encoding formaldehyde dehydrogenase, glutathione-independent — MSGGNKAVAYIKPGEVEVRSTDYPTLELQDGPGVAPANVGRTCRHGVILKVLATNICGSDQHMVRGRTTAPEGLVLGHEITGEVVERGPDVEFIEVGDVVSVPFNIACGRCRNCKERQTGICLNVNPARPGAAYGYVDMGGWVGGQAEYVMVPYADFNLLRFPDRDAAREKLLDLTMLSDIFPTGFHGAVTAGTGVGSTVYVAGAGPVGLAAAASAQLLGAAVVIVGDLNAERLAQARSFGCETVDLTQGTVEDQIAQILGEPEVDAAVDAVGFEARAHGRDSEEAPATVLNSLMGVVRAGGALGIPGLYVTEDPGGVDQDARTGTLKVRLGLGWAKSHQFNTGQCPVMKYHRGLAMAILHDKVHIAKAVNATVITLDEAPRGYAEFDHGASRKYVLNPHGALDGVQAA, encoded by the coding sequence ATGAGCGGTGGAAACAAGGCGGTCGCGTACATCAAGCCGGGTGAAGTGGAGGTGAGGTCCACGGATTACCCGACACTGGAACTCCAGGACGGACCGGGCGTCGCCCCGGCCAATGTCGGCCGCACCTGCCGGCACGGGGTCATTCTCAAGGTCCTGGCCACCAATATCTGCGGCAGCGACCAGCACATGGTGCGCGGCCGCACCACGGCGCCCGAGGGCCTGGTCCTCGGACACGAGATCACCGGGGAGGTCGTCGAGCGCGGTCCCGACGTCGAGTTCATCGAGGTCGGCGATGTCGTCTCGGTCCCCTTCAACATCGCCTGCGGGCGCTGCCGCAACTGCAAGGAGCGCCAGACCGGCATCTGTCTGAACGTCAACCCGGCCCGGCCGGGCGCGGCGTACGGCTATGTCGACATGGGCGGCTGGGTCGGCGGCCAGGCGGAGTACGTGATGGTGCCGTACGCCGACTTCAATCTGCTCCGCTTCCCCGACCGGGACGCGGCCCGCGAGAAGCTCCTCGATCTCACGATGCTCTCGGACATCTTCCCGACCGGCTTCCACGGCGCGGTCACCGCGGGCACGGGCGTCGGTTCCACGGTGTACGTGGCGGGCGCGGGGCCGGTGGGTCTCGCGGCGGCCGCCTCGGCCCAGCTGCTCGGCGCGGCGGTGGTCATCGTCGGCGACCTGAACGCGGAACGGCTGGCCCAGGCCCGCAGCTTCGGCTGCGAGACCGTCGATCTCACCCAGGGGACGGTCGAGGACCAGATAGCCCAGATCCTCGGCGAGCCCGAGGTGGACGCGGCGGTCGACGCGGTCGGCTTTGAAGCGCGCGCCCACGGCCGGGACTCCGAGGAGGCCCCGGCGACGGTCCTCAACTCCCTGATGGGCGTGGTGCGGGCCGGCGGTGCGCTGGGCATCCCCGGGCTGTACGTGACCGAGGACCCGGGCGGTGTCGACCAGGACGCCAGGACCGGCACGCTGAAGGTGCGGCTCGGTCTCGGCTGGGCGAAGAGCCATCAGTTCAACACGGGCCAGTGCCCGGTGATGAAGTACCACCGGGGCCTGGCGATGGCGATCCTGCACGACAAGGTCCATATCGCCAAGGCGGTGAACGCGACGGTGATCACGCTGGACGAAGCGCCGCGCGGTTACGCGGAGTTCGACCACGGCGCGAGCCGTAAGTACGTGCTCAACCCGCACGGCGCGCTGGACGGCGTGCAGGCGGCCTGA
- a CDS encoding ATP-binding SpoIIE family protein phosphatase has translation MTRPEAPTGADTASAVIDARGVVARWSDGARALLGYGAAEIVRRPARVLLADGDGGGGGAGAPPARLGEALRALDETYRWSGTATLRHRDGSARSVPLLAHRRTARDGAAEWFVVSRPDPSVLGAGLDGLDGLDEELLEQSFVQSPCTEAIYDTRLRVRRLSDSMQALLGLSEDEVRGLRPTETAPGAVAEETERHMRRVLETGKPEQLELSARVPGHPVHSADPGHSSHTGPPTLARPLFLSLSIAPMRDAAGRILGVIVAAHDRTRQYHTRQRLLLVNEASSRIGTTLDIGRTAQELADVAVPVLADFVTVDLLPTVSDGGEPPPGPLTGDVTLRRVGAASVLEGCPELVVPLGDSGVYPASSPAAEALRDRRPVMEAVTDPGMARWEKQAPGRAAKMRAFGFHSTMAVALSARGTTLGVATFSRHQRPEPFEQDDLLLAEELTARAAVCIDNARRYTREREIALALQRSLLPTALPAHAAVEVAFRYLPTDTGAGVGGDWFDVIPLSGSRVALVVGDVVGHGVQASATMGRLRTAVRTLADVDLPPDELLTHLDDLVTHLSAEAEAAAELRPAAERETSGDVGATCLYAVYDPVSRRCSVARAGHPEPAVVTPDGTVTFLDVPAGAPLGLGGLPFESAEVRLAEGSLLALYTNGLIGSRERAPDESLTVLREALARPAAPLEEICDTVLTSLLPDRPADDVALLLARTRALGADQVVTWELSCDPAIVAEARRKVSAQLAVWGLEEAVFTTELVVSELVTNAIRYGVAPIQLRLIHDGSLICEVSDGSNTAPHLRRARVSDEGGRGLMLVAQLTQSWGTRQGEGGKTIWAEQTLPVDPADLF, from the coding sequence ATGACGCGACCGGAGGCACCCACGGGGGCGGACACCGCCTCGGCGGTCATCGACGCGCGGGGTGTCGTGGCGCGGTGGAGCGACGGCGCCCGCGCCCTGCTCGGCTACGGCGCGGCGGAGATCGTACGGCGCCCCGCCCGGGTGCTCCTCGCGGATGGTGACGGCGGTGGCGGCGGCGCGGGTGCGCCCCCTGCCCGCCTCGGCGAGGCCCTGCGCGCCCTGGACGAGACATACCGGTGGAGCGGTACGGCGACGCTGCGGCACCGCGACGGCTCCGCCCGCTCCGTACCGCTGCTCGCCCACCGCCGTACCGCGCGCGACGGCGCCGCCGAGTGGTTCGTCGTCTCCCGGCCCGACCCGTCCGTCCTCGGTGCAGGGCTGGACGGACTGGACGGACTGGACGAGGAGCTGCTGGAGCAGTCCTTCGTGCAGTCCCCGTGCACGGAGGCGATCTACGACACGCGACTGCGCGTCCGGCGCCTGAGCGACAGTATGCAGGCGCTGCTCGGTCTGTCGGAGGACGAGGTGCGCGGGCTGCGGCCGACGGAGACCGCCCCCGGTGCGGTGGCCGAGGAGACCGAGCGCCATATGCGGCGGGTGCTGGAGACCGGGAAGCCGGAGCAGCTGGAGCTGTCCGCCCGCGTCCCCGGCCACCCCGTTCACTCCGCTGACCCGGGTCACTCCTCTCACACAGGTCCCCCGACACTCGCCCGCCCCCTCTTCCTGTCGCTCTCCATCGCCCCGATGCGCGATGCCGCCGGGCGGATCCTGGGCGTGATCGTCGCGGCCCACGACCGGACCCGGCAGTACCACACCCGGCAGCGGCTGCTGCTGGTCAACGAGGCCAGCAGCAGGATCGGCACCACCCTCGACATCGGGCGCACCGCGCAGGAGCTGGCCGATGTGGCGGTCCCTGTGCTCGCCGACTTCGTCACCGTCGATCTGCTGCCGACCGTCAGCGACGGCGGCGAACCGCCCCCCGGCCCGCTCACCGGCGATGTCACCCTGCGCCGGGTCGGCGCGGCATCGGTCCTGGAGGGCTGTCCGGAACTGGTCGTGCCGCTGGGCGACAGCGGTGTCTACCCCGCCTCGTCACCCGCCGCCGAGGCCCTGCGCGACCGGCGGCCGGTCATGGAGGCCGTGACGGACCCGGGGATGGCCCGCTGGGAGAAGCAGGCCCCGGGCCGGGCCGCCAAGATGAGGGCGTTCGGGTTCCACTCCACGATGGCCGTCGCCCTCAGCGCCCGCGGCACCACGCTCGGGGTGGCCACCTTCTCCCGTCACCAGCGGCCGGAACCGTTCGAACAGGACGATCTGCTGCTCGCCGAGGAGCTGACCGCGCGCGCCGCCGTCTGCATCGACAACGCCCGCCGCTACACCCGCGAACGCGAGATCGCCCTCGCCCTCCAGCGCAGCCTGCTGCCGACCGCGCTCCCCGCACACGCCGCCGTCGAGGTCGCCTTCCGCTATCTGCCGACCGACACGGGGGCCGGGGTGGGCGGCGACTGGTTCGATGTGATCCCGCTGTCCGGCTCGCGGGTCGCCCTGGTCGTGGGCGATGTGGTCGGGCACGGCGTCCAGGCGTCGGCGACGATGGGCCGGCTCCGTACGGCCGTCCGCACGCTGGCCGATGTCGACCTCCCCCCGGACGAGCTGCTCACCCACCTCGACGATCTCGTCACCCATCTCTCCGCGGAGGCGGAGGCCGCGGCCGAGCTGCGCCCCGCCGCCGAGCGCGAGACCAGCGGGGATGTCGGCGCGACCTGCCTCTACGCGGTCTACGACCCGGTCTCCCGCCGCTGTTCGGTGGCGCGCGCCGGACATCCGGAGCCCGCCGTGGTCACCCCCGACGGGACCGTGACCTTTCTCGACGTGCCCGCGGGCGCGCCGCTCGGGCTGGGCGGGCTGCCCTTCGAGTCGGCCGAGGTGCGGCTGGCGGAGGGCAGCCTGCTCGCCCTTTACACCAACGGCCTCATCGGGTCCCGCGAGCGCGCGCCCGACGAGTCGCTGACCGTGCTGCGCGAGGCCCTGGCCCGGCCCGCCGCGCCGCTGGAGGAGATCTGCGACACCGTACTGACCTCGCTGCTGCCCGACCGGCCCGCCGACGATGTCGCCCTGCTGCTCGCCCGGACGCGCGCGCTCGGCGCGGACCAGGTGGTCACGTGGGAGCTGTCCTGCGATCCCGCCATCGTCGCGGAGGCCCGCAGAAAGGTCTCCGCCCAACTGGCCGTGTGGGGACTGGAAGAGGCCGTCTTCACCACGGAACTGGTCGTCAGCGAGCTGGTCACCAACGCGATCCGGTACGGCGTGGCGCCCATCCAGCTCCGGCTGATCCACGACGGCAGCCTGATCTGCGAGGTCTCCGACGGCAGCAACACCGCGCCGCATCTGCGCCGGGCACGGGTGTCCGACGAGGGCGGGCGCGGTCTGATGCTGGTGGCCCAGCTGACCCAGAGCTGGGGGACACGGCAGGGGGAGGGCGGTAAGACGATCTGGGCGGAACAGACGCTTCCGGTGGACCCCGCCGATCTGTTCTGA
- a CDS encoding MHYT domain-containing protein encodes MQGTIDGFSYGLVTPVAAFLMACLGAALGLRCTARSLRTCRPWKPGGLALGAATIGSGVWTMHFIAMTGFTVAEARIGYDAPTTFASLAVGIVMVGIGIFIVGYRGSSPMALGTGGTIIGLGIATMHYLGMAGLRVDGRVDYDTGIVTLSVLIAVGAATAALWVIVSYRGLMASVAASLVMGFAATGMHYTGMAAVHVHLPQNAGAPGGEPAAELLLPMLLGPAVFLLLSAVAMVFDPLLVTGGRKRERAAKAAADPCGSVGVPAQRIRPRPARRDPAAKAADKAAERAASRVGRTRRGSPDLHDW; translated from the coding sequence ATGCAGGGCACCATCGACGGATTCAGTTATGGCCTCGTCACACCCGTGGCGGCCTTTCTCATGGCCTGCCTCGGCGCTGCGCTCGGCCTGCGCTGCACCGCGAGATCCCTGCGCACCTGCCGTCCCTGGAAACCGGGCGGGCTGGCGCTCGGCGCCGCCACCATCGGCTCCGGCGTCTGGACCATGCACTTCATCGCGATGACGGGGTTCACCGTCGCCGAGGCCCGCATCGGCTACGACGCGCCGACGACCTTCGCCAGCCTGGCCGTGGGCATCGTCATGGTCGGCATCGGGATCTTCATCGTCGGCTACCGGGGCTCGTCCCCGATGGCGCTGGGCACCGGCGGCACGATCATCGGCCTCGGCATCGCGACCATGCACTACCTCGGCATGGCCGGACTGCGGGTGGACGGGCGCGTCGACTACGACACCGGGATCGTCACCCTCTCCGTACTGATCGCCGTGGGCGCGGCGACCGCCGCCCTGTGGGTCATCGTCTCGTACCGCGGTCTGATGGCGAGCGTGGCCGCCAGCCTGGTGATGGGCTTCGCCGCGACCGGCATGCACTACACGGGCATGGCCGCCGTCCATGTCCATCTGCCGCAGAACGCCGGCGCGCCGGGCGGCGAACCCGCCGCCGAACTGCTCCTGCCGATGCTGCTCGGCCCGGCCGTCTTCCTGCTGCTGTCCGCGGTGGCGATGGTGTTCGACCCCCTGCTGGTGACCGGTGGCCGCAAGCGCGAGCGCGCCGCCAAGGCCGCCGCCGACCCCTGCGGGAGCGTCGGCGTCCCGGCCCAGCGGATCCGCCCGCGCCCGGCCCGCCGCGACCCCGCCGCCAAGGCCGCGGACAAGGCCGCCGAGCGCGCCGCCTCCCGCGTCGGCCGGACCCGCCGCGGCTCCCCGGACCTCCACGACTGGTGA
- a CDS encoding carbohydrate kinase family protein produces MSGGGRALLVVGDVITDVVARYRTPLAHGTDTAAEIHTMPGGAGANAACWAARAGCADVRLLARVGADAHDWHGERLRRAGVRARLVRDERRPTGTVICLVDAAAERTLLTDSGAALCLTPADWSPSLLDGVGRLHLSGYLFFADTSRRLAAAAMESASERGVPVSVDPASAGFIEEWGVHRFLTAVEGAETLLPNADEARLLTGRSDPAVAAAELSRRVPLAVVTLGAAGALVARAGAVTARLPPVPARAVDSTGAGDAFTGTYLAALLAGASPAAAAAEGCRAGAHAVTLPGGRPQG; encoded by the coding sequence GTGAGCGGCGGTGGCCGCGCGCTGCTCGTCGTCGGGGACGTGATCACGGACGTCGTGGCGCGTTACCGTACGCCGCTCGCGCACGGTACGGACACGGCCGCCGAGATCCATACGATGCCGGGCGGCGCCGGGGCCAACGCGGCATGCTGGGCGGCGCGCGCCGGCTGCGCCGACGTACGGCTGCTGGCGCGCGTCGGCGCGGACGCCCACGACTGGCACGGGGAGCGGCTGCGCCGGGCGGGGGTACGGGCCCGGCTCGTCCGCGACGAGCGGCGGCCGACCGGTACGGTGATCTGCCTGGTCGACGCCGCCGCCGAACGCACGCTGCTCACCGACAGCGGCGCCGCCCTGTGTCTGACGCCCGCGGACTGGTCGCCGTCCCTGCTGGACGGGGTCGGCCGGCTCCATCTCTCCGGTTATCTGTTCTTCGCGGACACCAGCCGCCGACTGGCCGCGGCGGCGATGGAGTCGGCCTCGGAGCGGGGCGTTCCGGTGAGTGTGGATCCCGCTTCCGCGGGCTTCATCGAGGAGTGGGGGGTCCACCGCTTTCTGACGGCAGTCGAGGGCGCCGAAACGCTTCTGCCCAACGCGGACGAGGCGAGACTTCTCACCGGCCGGTCCGACCCGGCGGTGGCCGCCGCCGAGCTGAGCCGCCGGGTCCCGCTCGCGGTGGTCACGCTCGGCGCCGCCGGGGCGCTGGTGGCGCGCGCGGGCGCGGTCACGGCCCGGCTGCCCCCGGTCCCGGCCCGCGCGGTCGACTCGACGGGCGCGGGCGACGCCTTCACCGGCACCTATCTGGCCGCCCTGCTCGCGGGCGCGTCCCCCGCGGCAGCGGCGGCGGAGGGCTGCCGCGCGGGGGCACACGCGGTCACCCTCCCGGGCGGACGCCCGCAGGGGTGA
- the uvrB gene encoding excinuclease ABC subunit UvrB, with translation MRPVSKIERTVAPFEVVSSYQPSGDQPTAIADLERRVRAGEEDVVLLGATGTGKSATTAWMIEKLQRPTLVMAPNKTLAAQLANEFRELLPNNAVEYFVSYYDYYQPEAYVPQSDTYIEKDSSINEEVERLRHSATNSLLTRRDVIVVASVSCIYGLGTPQEYVDRMVPLKVGAELDRDQLLRRFVDIQYTRNDLAFTRGTFRVRGDTIEIFPVYEELAVRIEMFGDEIEALSTLHPLTGEVISDDQELYIFPASHYVAGPERLEKAVNGIEHELETRLAELDKQGKLLESQRLRMRTTYDIEMMRQIGSCSGIENYSMHFDDRDPGSPPNTLLDYFPEDFLLVIDESHVTVPQIGAMYEGDASRKRTLVDHGFRLPSALDNRPLRWEEFQERIGQTVYLSATPGAYELSRSDGFVEQIIRPTGLVDPEVVVKPTEGQIDDLVHEIRERTAKDERVLVTTLTKKMAEDLTDYFLELGIQVRYLHSDVDTLRRIELLRELRAGEYDVLVGINLLREGLDLPEVSLVAILDADKQGFLRSGTSLIQTIGRAARNVSGQVHMYADKITPAMEKAIDETNRRREKQTAYNTERGIDPQPLRKKINDIVATIAREEVDTEALLGTGYRQGKDGKPGRAPVPALATRTAQGAKGGRAGAVVTDRPAAELAGIIEEMTDRMRAAAAELQFEVAARLRDEVGELKKELRQMREAGLA, from the coding sequence ATGCGGCCCGTTTCCAAGATCGAACGTACGGTGGCGCCCTTCGAGGTCGTCAGCTCCTACCAGCCCAGCGGCGATCAGCCCACGGCCATCGCCGACCTGGAGCGGCGTGTCCGCGCGGGTGAGGAGGACGTCGTCCTGCTCGGCGCGACCGGCACGGGAAAGTCGGCGACGACCGCCTGGATGATCGAGAAGCTCCAGCGCCCCACCCTGGTCATGGCGCCCAACAAGACGCTCGCCGCCCAGCTGGCGAACGAGTTCCGGGAGCTGCTCCCCAACAACGCCGTCGAGTACTTCGTCTCGTACTACGACTACTACCAGCCCGAGGCGTACGTCCCCCAGTCGGACACCTACATCGAGAAGGACTCCTCCATCAACGAGGAGGTCGAGCGGCTGCGCCACTCGGCGACGAACTCCCTGCTCACCCGCCGCGACGTGATCGTCGTCGCCTCCGTCTCCTGCATCTACGGCCTCGGCACGCCCCAGGAGTACGTGGACCGCATGGTGCCGCTCAAGGTCGGCGCGGAGCTGGACCGCGACCAGCTGCTGCGCCGCTTTGTCGACATCCAGTACACGCGCAACGACCTGGCGTTCACCCGGGGCACCTTCCGGGTCCGCGGCGACACCATCGAGATCTTCCCGGTCTACGAGGAGCTGGCCGTCCGGATCGAGATGTTCGGGGACGAGATCGAGGCGCTCTCCACACTCCACCCGCTCACCGGCGAGGTCATCAGCGACGACCAGGAGCTGTACATCTTCCCGGCCAGCCACTACGTCGCCGGACCCGAGCGGCTGGAGAAGGCGGTCAACGGGATCGAGCACGAGCTGGAGACCCGGCTGGCCGAGCTGGACAAGCAGGGCAAGCTGCTGGAGTCCCAGCGGCTGCGCATGCGCACGACGTACGACATCGAGATGATGCGCCAGATCGGCTCCTGCTCCGGTATCGAGAACTACTCGATGCACTTCGACGACCGGGACCCCGGCTCCCCGCCCAACACCCTCCTCGACTACTTCCCCGAGGACTTCCTGCTGGTCATCGACGAGTCGCATGTCACGGTGCCGCAGATCGGCGCGATGTACGAGGGCGACGCCTCCCGCAAGCGCACCCTGGTCGACCACGGCTTCCGGCTGCCGTCCGCCCTCGACAACAGGCCGCTGAGGTGGGAGGAGTTCCAGGAGCGGATCGGCCAGACCGTCTATCTCTCCGCCACCCCGGGAGCCTACGAGCTGTCCCGCTCCGACGGCTTCGTGGAGCAGATCATCCGCCCCACCGGCCTTGTCGACCCGGAGGTCGTCGTCAAGCCCACCGAGGGCCAGATCGACGACCTGGTGCACGAGATCCGCGAGCGCACCGCCAAGGACGAACGCGTCCTGGTGACCACCCTCACCAAGAAGATGGCCGAGGACCTCACGGACTACTTCCTGGAGCTGGGCATCCAGGTGCGCTATCTCCACAGCGACGTCGACACCCTGCGCCGGATCGAGCTGCTGCGCGAGCTGCGCGCCGGGGAGTACGACGTCCTGGTCGGCATCAACCTCCTGCGGGAGGGCCTCGACCTCCCCGAGGTCTCGCTCGTCGCCATCCTCGACGCCGACAAGCAGGGCTTCCTGCGCTCCGGCACCTCACTGATCCAGACCATCGGCCGGGCCGCGCGCAATGTGTCGGGGCAGGTCCATATGTACGCGGACAAGATCACCCCGGCGATGGAGAAGGCCATCGACGAGACGAACCGCCGCCGGGAGAAGCAGACCGCGTACAACACCGAGCGCGGTATCGACCCCCAGCCCCTCCGCAAGAAGATCAACGACATCGTCGCGACCATCGCGCGCGAGGAGGTCGACACCGAGGCGCTGCTCGGCACGGGCTACCGCCAGGGCAAGGACGGCAAGCCCGGCAGGGCGCCGGTGCCCGCGCTCGCCACCCGGACCGCGCAGGGCGCGAAGGGCGGCAGGGCGGGAGCGGTGGTCACCGACCGGCCCGCCGCGGAACTGGCCGGGATCATCGAGGAGATGACCGACCGGATGCGGGCCGCCGCCGCCGAATTGCAGTTCGAGGTGGCCGCCCGGCTGCGCGACGAAGTCGGTGAGCTGAAGAAGGAATTGCGGCAGATGAGAGAGGCGGGACTGGCCTGA
- a CDS encoding nucleoside/nucleotide kinase family protein has translation MRFEAITWERLTDALAERVLKTGPADGGSWTRVAVDGAPAAGTGALAAALADALRLRGRSVLAVGTAGFLRPASLRYEYGREDPDTYYDGWFDTGALRREVFGPLEPGGTGLVLPDLWDPAGDRATRSPRVALAPGGVLVLHGPLLLGHWFPFDLTVHLRLSPAALRRRTEAGERWTLPAFERYEAEEDPARAADVVVRADDPRHPAWHGPEG, from the coding sequence GTGCGATTCGAAGCGATCACCTGGGAGCGGCTGACCGACGCGCTCGCCGAGCGGGTGCTGAAGACCGGTCCGGCGGACGGCGGTTCGTGGACGCGCGTCGCCGTCGACGGCGCGCCGGCCGCCGGGACCGGCGCGTTGGCCGCCGCGCTCGCCGACGCGCTGCGGCTGCGCGGGCGTTCGGTGCTGGCCGTCGGCACGGCCGGCTTCCTGCGGCCCGCGTCGCTGCGGTACGAGTACGGGCGCGAGGACCCCGACACGTACTACGACGGCTGGTTCGACACGGGCGCGCTCCGGCGGGAGGTCTTCGGACCGCTGGAGCCGGGCGGTACGGGGCTGGTGCTGCCCGACCTCTGGGACCCGGCGGGCGACCGGGCGACCCGCAGCCCGCGGGTGGCGCTCGCGCCGGGCGGGGTGCTCGTGCTGCACGGGCCGCTGCTGCTGGGCCACTGGTTCCCCTTCGACCTCACGGTCCATCTGCGGCTCTCCCCGGCCGCGCTCCGGCGCCGCACCGAGGCCGGAGAGCGGTGGACGCTCCCCGCCTTCGAACGGTACGAGGCCGAGGAGGACCCGGCGCGGGCCGCCGATGTGGTCGTACGCGCCGACGACCCGCGCCACCCGGCCTGGCACGGCCCGGAGGGATAG
- a CDS encoding pseudouridine-5'-phosphate glycosidase codes for MSDTTSHRTTPDLSPEVREALAAGRPVVALESTIIAHGLPRPRNLAVAEELEALVRAGGAVPATVAVLDGRPRVGLVKDELERVAEDDSVRKLGHRDLAPALASGACGATTVSATAFLAARAGIRVFATGGLGGVHRGWIDTQDESADLRLLARTRITVVCAGVKSILDVPATLQRLETLGVTVLGYGTDRFPGFYLASSGEPVDWTVRTPEEVATVTAAQDALGGPESAVIVANPVPEAEQLDPALHDRVLAEALDACQERGIGGQAVTPFLLDQLMRRTGGASLEANLAAVRGNVRLAARIAVARAAAAR; via the coding sequence ATGTCAGACACCACATCGCACCGCACCACACCCGACCTGTCCCCCGAGGTACGTGAGGCGCTCGCCGCGGGCCGTCCCGTGGTCGCCCTGGAGTCGACGATCATCGCGCACGGACTGCCGCGCCCGCGCAATCTGGCGGTCGCGGAGGAGCTGGAGGCGCTCGTACGGGCCGGTGGCGCCGTGCCCGCCACGGTGGCCGTGCTGGACGGCCGGCCCAGGGTGGGGCTGGTCAAGGACGAGCTGGAGCGGGTCGCCGAGGACGACTCCGTACGGAAGCTGGGCCACCGGGATCTGGCGCCCGCGCTCGCGTCCGGAGCCTGCGGCGCGACGACCGTCTCCGCGACCGCGTTCCTGGCCGCGCGGGCCGGGATCCGGGTCTTCGCCACGGGCGGTCTGGGCGGGGTCCACCGGGGCTGGATCGACACCCAGGACGAGTCGGCGGATCTGCGGCTGCTGGCGAGGACCCGGATCACGGTCGTGTGCGCGGGCGTGAAGTCGATCCTCGACGTACCGGCGACGCTCCAGCGGCTGGAGACGCTCGGCGTCACGGTCCTCGGCTACGGAACGGACCGCTTCCCCGGCTTCTATCTGGCCTCGTCCGGCGAGCCCGTCGACTGGACGGTCCGTACGCCCGAGGAAGTCGCGACGGTGACGGCCGCCCAGGACGCGCTCGGCGGACCGGAGTCGGCGGTCATCGTGGCGAACCCCGTACCGGAGGCGGAGCAGTTGGATCCGGCGCTGCACGACCGGGTGCTGGCGGAGGCGCTCGACGCGTGCCAGGAGCGGGGCATCGGCGGGCAGGCCGTCACCCCGTTCCTGCTGGACCAGCTGATGCGGCGGACCGGCGGCGCCTCCCTGGAGGCCAACCTCGCGGCGGTGCGCGGCAATGTGCGGCTGGCGGCGCGGATCGCCGTCGCGCGGGCCGCGGCGGCCCGGTGA